ACATCCTTTTCAAACAAGTCTACTTGATTTATACCAATCTGAGATGAGCATCACTCAACTAACCAGAAAGTTTGTAAAGTAATAGGATACTATTCTTCTCTGAACATTTATATGCTGATAAAGTTTAATGGAATATATGCACATGCATAAAGGTTTATCTTTATAATGATGCAACGCGAAAAAATAAAGTAAGAATTAGATCTTTTTGTAGAATTATATTAAATGGAGTAGGTTGGAGTGTAATCTCTTTCtttaattgtcacatttttctCGTGCGTTTGGCATTGTCCGCTTTATCTGCCAGAATATCTTTTAGCATGTAGAAATGTGAATGATGTCATTCTCACTTTAGAAATTTTGTCTTGTAGCTCCCTAGGCTCTACAATGTGTACAAGGAGATGGGGATTGTCACCTCATTTCAAAACATCCTTGATAACATCTTTCTGCCTTTGTTTGAGGTGACTGTTGATCCGGATTCACATCCACAGTTGCATGTGTTTTTAAAGCAGGTGATTCCCCTCATATGACTTCTCTTTCAAATTCTTAAGCACGTTTATAGATCAGAATTTATTAAAATTGCAAATGTGCTCACCTCAAATCACCAATTTGGTTCTATTGATATAATGTATGTGTTATGCAGCGAGTGTTCATTTTGGGACACGAGTCATTTTGGGGAAAAACCGGTATAGTTTATGTCTGGACGGTTTCTTTTGCTTTACCTTAGATACTGCTTGGGCCTTTTGGTTACACAGCCCTTGAAAATTAACTTTTATGGCAGAGAGTCGGATATTCAAATTTAGTATGAAACCTATTTCTTCATGGGATTATGATAAACTACCATGACCTTTGGTCTAAACAGGTTGTTGGACTGGATCTTGTGGATGATGAAAGCAAACCTGAAAGACGGCCTACAAAACATATGCCTACACCTGCTCAGTGGACCAATATATTTAATCCTGCATTTTCGTACTATGTATACTACTGCTATGCTAACCTCTATACCCTGAACAAGGTACAGAGCTGTTACTTTGTGATCAATCTCTCTTACCATGGTCCCAAAGGTCATAGTTAAAATTCGTTCCTTTTTTACTTGTACTTGCAAGCTTGCATGGCTGTAATTTTTATATAGCTTGAGCACTCAATGTCTATAGGGGGTCATTTTATCCAGGATATATTTCAGTCAATGATAATGTCCTTATTAGTGAGGATGCATTTGTCCCCTTTTGCTTAGTGAGCTGTGACACGTACTTGTTTCACCATGAACATAAATGTTTTTACTAGCCATGCTTTGGTCAATGTCCTGCAATTCTACTTATTGGTACTCTTATTTCCAAATTTTTTACATCACTTTAATTGTCAAAACAGCTTCGTGAGTCGAAGGGTCTGACAACTATTAAGTTTCGGCCCCATTCTGGAGAGGTGTGTGTCAGGTTTCATCCATCTAAGTGTTCATTACTTTTATGGTCTGTATACATCACTTACACTGTGTGATCAGGCTGGTGATATAGATCATCTTGCGGCAACATTTCTTACATCTCATAATATTGCACACGGAATCAATCTGAGAAAATCTCCCGTCCTTCAATATTTGTACTACCTAGCCCAGGTAAGAAGTCTAAGATTGATATATGCTATTCATCTTATTCTACGATGGTTTCTGGTGGTCGGAACTGACATATAATTCAGATTGGTTTGGCGATGTCTCCATTGAGCAACAACTCTCTATTTTTAGACTACCATCGAAATCCTTTTCCCACGTTCTTCTTGCGGGGTCTCAACGTGTCCCTCTCGACTGATGATCCATTACAGATCCACTTAACCAAAGAACCTTTGGTTGAAGAGTACAGTATAGCTGCTTCTGTAAGCGTGCCCAACTTAGTTTTCCACTTGTATATACTTGTTCATGAAATCTGACTCTTGTTATGACCTTTTCCTATTGTAGGTTTGGAAGTTAAGTTCATGCGATTTATGTGAGATCGCTCGGAATTCAGTTTATCAGTCCGGTTTCTCACATGCTTTGAAGGTATGAAGTTATGGGAATTATTGACGTTGATGGCATTGATGTGGACCACACATCAAAGGCTGTAGGCACTTGGCTATAAGAAAATTTGTTTCTTGTCAAAACGTAAATATAAAATAACTTTGTTTTCATGAAAGGCACGTGATGGTAATAAAAGGTCTTTCTGCTGGGTAATGAAATGTTTTAGCTACTCGAACACATGCCTTTTTTTGTAATAAGCAACATATGTTTTTATGGAGATGGTGAAAAGAAAGTCAGAAAGTTTAGTTTTTTCTCTACTCTTTGCTTTAGGGGATCAAAAAAGTTTTTGATGTCCCATGGGCCATGAATCCAATATCGGTGCGTTATATCTTTGGTTTGTTTCAATTATAAATCTGGTCTGTTGAGTCAATTTTGTTAATCTGATGCAAGTGTATGCAGTGTGACCATTTTATTTATCATCCTCTACCTAGAAGCATTCTGTAACAGAATCGTAAGTACTTGAGCTTTGTTACTAATGCTCATACTTGAATATCATGATTTCAGTCTCATTGGATTGGGAAGATGTACTTTAAACGAGGACCGGACGGAAATGACATACACAGGACAAATGTGCCTCATATTCGACTAGAATTCCGTGAGATGGTATGCTGTACACTTCATAGATTTATCATAAATAAAACAAGATCTGGAGAATGTCACGCTGTAAATTCTACTTTATCTAGATCTGGAAAGAGGAAATGCACCAGGTATATTTGGGCAAGGCAAACTTTCCCCAGTTTATTGACACATGATGAGCTTGGCTAGTCTTCATTCCGAGCATGTGATGATACCATGAGATACAAAGGTGTGTTTGGCTTAATCTTGCATCCTGTATGAATTATGAGTATTTGACAAACATGGTTTTTCCTTTCCTGTGGTTACAGGGACCAGCGACCCAATCCTTTGAAATTTCTGCTGTAATATAAGCTAGAGCTCTCATCCGCGACGAATTATGGATTCTGTGATCCTGCTTTGGGATGTCTGCTTGCTCAAGAAGAGATGAACCTGGCCCGAACACAACCCGTAGCAAAAGTTTTACTTAAAAcggtatataaatatatataggaGTTATATACCCCGTATATCAAATAAGTGAATCAAGCAAGAATGTGTACCCTGCTAGTCAGGAGTCCAATGCCCAACATGTGAATGTTAGACCTTGAAAGTTGTATGTACACTAGGAAAAAGGCAAAACATAGAATAAGAACGGGTAAACTTTTAACTTAAAGGAATATTTTATTAGAGTTGTAGAATGAATGGATTTCTTGGTAATGTTGGGGCTAACGTACTTCaatatattccaaatcaaccaTTCAAAGTGTTATTTTTACACGGGTAcgatcatttttaatttttttcaaacaaTCAATATTTACTTAATACAATTGAAACAACCATATAAATGTAGCCTTTTCCATTTACTATATGGCCCATCATAACTATTAAATATTACTATTGATTCGGACACACACGTCgtgtttaatatatattatgcaTAAATATAATGTGTATGGTCGTAACTTAAAAATAGAATCCTTAAAATAAGACAACAACGTTGTTGATAGAGAAAGAAATTGATGCACTGGAGAGATGAACATGTCCAATTAACAGAAGTGGAGAGAATGTCGATGAAAATTGTGATGAGATGTTGGGACAAAGATGGAAGAAAATTTGGTGTCTTACAAAAACAGTTTCTCTAACGTGGCCATATATCTATTATATCTATTATACTAGTTACTCTGTACACGCGATGTgtgtgtacaattttttttatcattatcgattgattaaactgaaatttgacaaattatggagggactcaattgatatttgaattgttgaaataaaataaaaataaaaatgtgcgttgaaatttaaaaaaaaaacaaaaacaaaagtataatattagtatcatataagggtaaagttggaagaaaagTTGATGTCCTTCCTAAGTGGTTACTATCATGTtctcaactttaataaaatagaataaataatagtatgaaatttcataaatatcaaaatttgaaatttttatgtagagaatattttaaatctaagaaaaaattctaaatcaaatcaagtaaaatATATAATCGAACGCCGTGATCACTATGGTAGTATTTATAAGGGTTTTTGTGAAAAAttgattataatttttttgatgaaGTTGCAAAATTTTATAGAATGGATTCATAATCAACTTTTTTAAGTGATGAAGCAAATAACTAAATTAAGCGAATCAAATTCGATGTTATTCGGGTTATTGCAGCAAATCAAACCCGGACTGACCCAACATGAACCGACCCGACCTCTTTCGGAGCAATTGAATTTGGAAGTACTCTGACCTTAAACCCTAAGTCGAGTTACATTTAAGCTTTCATTCTTATCTGTTACTACTAAACTGTGGCGTCTCATATTTTATTGAGACGCATTGTTCACACTCACCGGCGCAACCTTCTCTCCCCTATTCCGTTCCTAAATTTCGTTAAATCAAGGTATCTTCTGTTATTGTTTCGTGTTTTCAAATTATTATGTTGTTCTTTAGATttatgtgttttattgtatagaTGGCGTAGAATTGTATAAATCACGGTATTTTTGTAGATCTGGGGGTGACTGAatgtaaaaaattatatgttttgGTGATTCATtgtgttaattttattttgctAAATCAGAAGATGTGAAGCAATTTTGACCGAGTAAGTTTTTATCAATTTTTGTTTATAGGATTAGTATTTTGTCAGTATTTTGGTGGTAAATAGCTCATACACAATTTTGTCAAATTTACATCTGACCTTTTTTGTGAACACTTGCAGTTCGTGGTTATAAATGCATGCATGTATGTTAGTCAGCGGGAAATAATTTATGCATTTAAGAACTGTAATAATTTGTCACTTGGTAATTGCGGGGATCACAAGGAGATTACATCTAAGATTTCTGTGTTGTCGAAGCACTTTTATGTGTGTATTGAAATTATGCTGGTGTCTAAAGTATTCTGTGCTTTTCATAATTTATCATCAATTTGACGTGTTATTTTCTCTTCTCTCAGCGTTTCAGGGCTAGTTGGTAACGAAATGACGGAAGAAACAGGAAAAAGCTTTGCTCGAAGAGATAAACTTTTGGAAATTGAGTCACAGGTACAGAAGATGTGGGATGACGGCAATGTGTTTCAGGCTGATCCCAAGGACTCACCACCAAAACCAGGTGAGAAGTTCTTTGGTAACTTTCCATTTCCATATATGAATGGATATCTCCATTTGGGTCATGCCTTTTCCCTTTCGAAGCTTGAATTTGCTGCCGCTTACCATAGATTGAGGGGAGCAAATGTGCTCTTGCCATTTGCTTTTCATTGTACTGGGATGCCAATTAAGGCTTCAGCTGATAAGCTTACGAGGGAGATCGAAATGTTTGGCAACCCGCCAGTTTTTCCTGTTGTTCAGGAAGAAGAAAGCGGCGAGCCCGGGGGGAAATCAGAGAATGAAAGTGAAGGGAATCAAGCTCAACCAGGTGGTAACTTTAAAGGTAAGAAATCGAAAGCTGTGGCGAAGTCTGGTGGTGTCAAGTACCAATGGGAGATTATGCAGAGTTATGGTTTGACTGACGAGGAGATAGTGAAATTCACAAATCCATATCACTGGCTCACCTTTTTTCCACCATTGGCCGTAGAGGATTTAAAGGCTTTTGGGCTGGGATGTGATTGGAGGCGCACATTTATCACGACTGATATGAACCCATATTTTGATTCATTTGTTAGGTGGCAAGTGAGGAAATTGAAAGCAATGGAAAAGATTGTTAAGGACTTGAGATATACTATATATTCACCTTTGGATGGCCAACCGTGTGCTGACCATGATCGGGCTTCTGGTGAAGGTGTTATCCCACAGGagtatattctcataaaaatggAGGTTATTGGTCCATTCACTTCAAAGATGAGTGTCTTGGAGGGAAAGAAGGTCTACCTAGCTGCTGCTACATTGAGACCAGAGACTATGTATGGGCAAACCAATTGTTGGGTATTACCCGATGGAAAGTATGGGGCTTTTGAAATTGATGACAACCAGGTGTTTATCTTAACAAGAAGGGCTGCTTTGAATTTGGCTTATCAGAAGCTGTCACGTTTTCAAGAGAAGCCAACTTGTTTGCTAGAGTTGACTGGTCAAGATCTAATTGGTCTGCCTTTGAAATCCCCTTTAGcatttaatgaaattatataTACTTTGCCCATGCTATCAGTTCTCACTGACAAGGGTACTGGAATTGTTACTAGTGTTCCAAGTGATTCTCCAGACGACTACATGGCGCTTCAAGATTTGAAAGCAAAGCCAGCATTCAGAGCCAAGTACGGTGTGAAGGATGAATGGGTTGTGCCGTTCGAGATCATACCCATCATCCACCACCCTGAATTTGGAGACAAGTCGGCAGAGAGAATATGCATTGACAAAAAAATTAAGAGTCAGAATGACAGAGAAAAGCTCGATGATGCCAAGAAAATTATATACAAGGGAGGATTCTACGAGGGTACCATGCTTGTGGGTGAGTTTACCGGAATGAAAGTTCAAGAGGCTAAAAGTTTGATAAGGAACAAGATTTTAGAGTTGGAGCTAGGTGTGATTTACAGTGAACCCGAAAAAAAAGTCATGTCAAGATCTGGGGATGAGTGTGTTGTGGCTTTGACTGATCAGTGGTACATCACTTACGGTGAAGAAGAATGGAGAAAGGcagccgaggagtgtttggccaGCATGAATCTTTATTCGGAAGAAGCAAGACATGGCTTTGAGCACACCTTGAGCTGGTTGAATCAGTGGGCATGTTCTCGAAATTTTGGGCTAGGAACTCGTATTCCCTGGGATGAAGAGTTCTTAGTTGAGTCTTTGTCTGATTCCACTCTATACATGGCATACTATACTGTAGCACATGTTTTGCAGAGAGGGGAAATGTATGGGGCTGATAGGTCTTCTGTAAAACCAGAACAACTAACGGATGAGGTTTGGGATTTCTTATTTGTCGGTGGACCGTATCCCAAATCCTCAGCAATATCTCCATCTCTTCTTAATAAGATGAAGGAAGAGTTTGAGTATTGGTATCCATTCGATCTCAGAGTATCTGGCAAGgatctcatccaaaatcatCTCACCTTTTGTATATACAACCACACAGCACTCGTGCCCAAGCACCATTGGCCTCGTGGATTCAGATGCAACGGTCACATTATGCTGAATTCTGAGAAAATGTCGAAGTCAACTGGGAATTTCAGGACTCTTCGAGAAGCTATTGAGGAATTTTCAGCTGATGCCACTAGGTTCTCCCTTGCAGATGCCGGTGATGGGATGGATGATGCCAACTTTGTCTTCGAGACTGCTAATGCTGCGATATTACGCCTTACAAAAGAAATCTCATGGATGGAGGAGGTTCTAGCTGCTGAGTCGACTTTGAGAAGTGGTCCTGCCAGCACTTTTGCAGACCGTGTGTTCaacaatgaaataaatattgcTGCCAAGATGACTGAGAAGAACTATAGTGAATACATGTTCCGAGAAGCTCTAAAAACGTGGTTTCTATGATCTTCAAGCTGCAAGGGACGAGTATCGACTTTCTTGTGCTTCAGGGGGAATGAACCGTGATTTATTATGGAGATTTATGGATGTCCAAACACGACTGATTACTCCGATCTGCCCACATTACACAGAATATGTGTGGAAGGAGCTCTTGAAGAAGGATGGGTATGCCGTGAAAGCTGGATGGCCTGAAGCTTATTCACCAGATCTTACCCTCAAAAAGGCGAACAAATACTTGCAAGATTCAATTGTTTCTATGAGGAAGCTTTTGCAGAAGCAGATCTCCGGTTCCAAGAAAGCCAAGACCCCCGCAACAAACGTTCAGAACAAGCCCACAGTTGGCCTGATATTTGTAAACGAACGGTATGACGGCTGGAAAAAGGTGTGTCTCAACATACTCCAGATGAAGTTCGACGCAGCAACCACCACCTTTGCGCCTGATCAAGAGATACTTTCCGAATTACAAAAAAGTGAGATTGGTAAAGAAGGAAACTTTAAACAAATCCAAAAGCTGTGTATGCCTTTTTTGAGGTTCAAGAAAGACGAAGCTAAGGCGGTGGGTGCACAAGCGTTGGATCTGAAGCTTCCTTTCGGTGAAATCGATGTTCTTAAGGAGAACTCGGAACTGATCAAGCGGCAGTTGGGACTCGAACATTTGGAAGTTTTATGTGCGGCAGATGCTGATGCTACTGCAAGGGCTGGGGATTATTCCTCCGTTTTAATCTCTAACCCACCCTCCCCAGGAAATCCTACCGCAATCTTTGTTAACTAGATGGAATATTTTTGCCGATTTTAGTTGGTCCATATTTGTTGTAATTTTCTGTTCCTTCCTGTGATTCACAAAAGAAAATTTGTAGTTGGAACTACGGTATTTGAATTAAGCTTCTATATttattctttttgaatgatatgAAATGTTTCTTTTGTGGGTTTACTTGTTAAATTAATATGCTTTGTTCCTAATTTTCCAAAGTACTGGTTAATTCTTCTTTCTTCTAAACACTGATAAATTTTCTCAAATATTCTCACCAGTAGTACCCTGATACaatatacaataattgagtcaaattttttttacctgttaattaatttaaatcacTTCTACTTTGAATTATGTTAAATCATTTGCTTCAATTTTCTAAAATCTAATCTCTACGGATGTGTATAAAAATAAAGTGAGAATAAAGGGAgaagttaaatttttttgaaatctacgtttgataaataaattattttaatacaaaCTTTTgataaatatgtttattttaatgtttgtaaaacatatgatttgaaaaaaatatcatttcttAAACAAAAATACCAGggattatatttttcattttttttaatcaaaatttgagtttaagaaaaaaaatcatcGTCGTATAGAGTGGATATTTACGTTCCATTTTGTGTTATCTATATTTCATATCATATGTAAAATATAtgtcaaatttatttataaataaaatacaaataatAAGAAATAAATTGTAAATATCAACTCTCATTGTCGTATATCAAACTAACACAAAATCTTTTATGAAATCGTCTCGATTTTTCGAAGCAACATgattcataaaaaatataattttttatatttttaatgcaGGCGCAGCTATAAACCGATCGACATCTCATGTACAGAAGGGAGGAGACATTGAGACCGAATTccgaataaaaaataatttcataaacataatgGGGTCAAAGTGCAATATTTAAAAGATGGGGGGGTATGTACAGTACTTtcccaaaaaaagaaaaagaaaaatggatTGAATGCATTATGTTTACGCTCGCGGCTGCTTACGGTTCTCCACTATCGCACCAGGTTCTCAACAACTTCTCGATCTTTCTCGTCCCTCCCCCGCGCATAAGCACACGCAGGCTCGAACAATCACAAGCTCGAAAATTGCAGTGCCctattattttaattagtttccgttttttttatttgtgatttcacaTCTTCAGCAGGGATGTTAGGAATTAGCGCGGACGAAGGCAGTTTTTATGATTACGAGTTTTTTTGGGGGAAAAAATGATACAGAGATGATTTTGAGTGGTCAATCCACAGGAAGTATTATCCTGTAGGcctaaaaattcatatttttggTACAACTCATATctctaggtttttttttttaaaaaaaaggaagCAGATTTTAGCTTTTTTCAGCTTGCTGATGAACATGGGATTTTCCAGTTCCTTTGATTGTTCAGTTTGGGTAGCCATTGTTTGCTTTGTTTTTTGAGCATGAAGATGACTGAACCTGTTAAGACCCGCATTGTATATCATTTTTGTGTAGCTTCATTTGTTTTTGGTGTTCACTGTTTTGATGATTGTATATCGTATCTCCATAAAATGCACAATTGTAAATAGAAAATGGGAGAAACTTGGATGCAAAGTTTTGTTCCCAGCTATACACGTCTATGTTCATTTTCTTTGAAACGATACAGATAACCTCTGATCCTACTCCTGTACAGGCAAATGTAATTTGTGTCATAATTCAAGCTTGATGCACGTGAAATAAGATTTAGGCCTTTAACATGGCATGTAAGAAGATATTTGGTTTTTTTATTACCAAAAAATGATTATGGAGTAAATGGTTCCATTTGGCGTCTATTGttcttgtaattttttttacctCTCCCTTCTATCCAAAACAAAATGGATTTTCAGCAAAGAAGAGTATATTTCTTGCATTAACTAAACCTGGTAATTTTTGCTGCAGTCACTGTTTCTAGGAATTTTTCCAGAGGTTATGGCTAAGCATCATCCAGATTTAATCATGTGTCGCAAGCAACCAGGGATAGCTATAGGAAGGCTTTGTGAGAAAGATGATGGAAAATGTGTGGTTTGTGATTCCTATGTGCGCCCTTGCACGCTTGTTCGTATATGTGATGAATGCAATTATGGATCTTTCCAAGGCCGGTGTGTCATCTGTGGTGGGGTGGGAATCTCGGATGCCTATTATTGCAAGGAGTGCACCCAGCTCGAAAAAGATAGGGATGGATGCCCTAAGATAGTCAACTTGGGGAGTGCTAAAACTGATCTATTTTATGAGAGGAAGAAATATGGCTTCAAGAAGAGGTGATAGCCTGCTAGTTATGGCTGTTACATTTCCTTTGCCTTTTAACAACATTGTCTTATGTTCTTGGGTTTTGTTATTGGGACTCTTGCCTTCTATGTGTGGTATGGAGGTGTCCACTAAAGATTCGAAATGAAGTTGAGTTCAACATGAAAGACGGGCTTTTGTTGGTAATCCTGAACATTCATGATGTTATGACGTTTGTAATACTCAGTCAGCTGGATGGATGTTATTTCTGTTTAAGTTGCGTTTTTTCAAGTTTCTAAAATTCGCTAGATGTTAGTTGAGCATCGGACAAGCGTCTAGGCCGCCTAGGCGGGGACTATACATCGCTAAGCGTATTCCACGGTGTCAGCTTAATAAGATTAATGTTTGTGTGTTAGGGCAAACCAACAAATCATATTTTTTGTTGGACTTTGGTTTAagacttataaaaaaaattactcttCATTTTTTAAATTGGGCTTTTAATCTGTCTAGCCTGGCCGAGTAACACTTTTTCGGTGTGGTCGGCCGGCGCCGCCCTATGTTGATTTTTAGAACACAACGTGTTTCAAATGACTATTTGCCTGCTCCCTAATTTGTTTTGATTTCATATTTGCATCTCCACCTTAGGGTTTGCACCACAGGAAGACAGGGATTTATCCTGTTACTTGGAATTGGGAACAAATAAATTTGGCCTAGCTTCCCTTCTGGTTGATTTTACTCACAGCTTGTGTCATATGTGCCAGCAAAAATATTGGAATAGTTAACTTGCGATGGATTCGGAAGCATTAAATATCTGGTAAGGCAAGTAAACAAATGGAAGGAAACTGGGGAGAATAAAACCTTCTTTCGCTGGAATCTAGTGGAGAAAAAGTGATTTGTGACAGAGAGTGTAACACTTGTAATTTgggaaaaaatatattaatttttctgTAAATGTCACACGTCGCAGAAAGTGTAACTTGCGGTTTACAAAGCTCAGACGACACCAAACTCCTCCAAACCTTTGAGATGTGATTCCAATACGAGCATACTGCGATGTGCTCGTCTCTTAGACCAGCACGAAACCAAATACCACCAATTCCAAGAAATCGATAAACATTCAGATACTTCCATGCTTCATCACATGCACTAGTTCTAACACTCTCAATTATCCATCTAAAGCGTAAGGCCACTACCTCTACTCCTTAAGGTAGCGTTGGAATTTCCTTCTAAGTATATAACACTCTTACAAGCGTTTTCTTGGAAATGAACAGAAAGGAGGCACATTAGGCTAACAAGCAAAAGCACAATTCACGCCATGCGAGGTAATATATATACCTTTGTTCACAGCTGTAACCTTGCCACCTTGGTTTAGTCGTGCAAAGATGCAGACATACAACCACATGCAGAACCTCTAAACTGGTCTCAACAAAGTGTAATTCAATTTTCCTGAGATGGGATAATGCTAATTCATTTTGAATTTATACAACCGGAATGTGACAAATTCCTCCGACTGTCTCGACCATCCGCCAATATCAACTACTCCATTCGTTTATCGAAAAACACCTAAATAATTTAAGTCAATCCACCCAATACGAAGCCTTTTTCTGAACCTTAATCCAGGGACAAGATTACAGCTTACAAGCGGCTTCGATTGCGTAATGCGGCTGGTTTAAAACTGGCTATTCCAGTAATCTCTCTGCCAGATACCAAGGTGTTGATATCATAAGTACCTTCAAAAGTGTATATTGGTTCCAAATCAACGAAGGCGTGACAAAAGAAAGTCACATGTGGAAGTGATGGAGTCATCAACTAGACACTCATGGCTCAATAGAGCTAGAAAAACACCAAACTCtcaacatttattattattatgaaatGCCACTTTCATATAAACATCATAACTGGAAGTAGCTTACTGCTACTAACCTTTGCTACGAGGAAATCGGCTAAAATTCCATTTCCACCCAGTAACTCTCGCCCAAGAGAAACAGTCTCCCTGGTTTTCAATGAATTCCATGACTAAATCGAACAAAAATTAATcagttaaaatttattattaataatccCACTGAATTCCAGATACAATGAGCAAGCAATGGTAATAGCTGACCTTGCCCATACTAGCATGACCTACCACTATCATACACCGCCACCCACAAGGAGCATTGCTTGAATATTTCCTAGCATGAGGACTAGTTTTTGCTGATTGAGCTGAAAAGCTGCCAACGGAGCACCAAATTGCTTCCTTTCCTTTAAGTACC
The sequence above is a segment of the Primulina tabacum isolate GXHZ01 chromosome 6, ASM2559414v2, whole genome shotgun sequence genome. Coding sequences within it:
- the LOC142548618 gene encoding LOW QUALITY PROTEIN: leucine--tRNA ligase, cytoplasmic-like (The sequence of the model RefSeq protein was modified relative to this genomic sequence to represent the inferred CDS: deleted 1 base in 1 codon), producing the protein MTEETGKSFARRDKLLEIESQVQKMWDDGNVFQADPKDSPPKPGEKFFGNFPFPYMNGYLHLGHAFSLSKLEFAAAYHRLRGANVLLPFAFHCTGMPIKASADKLTREIEMFGNPPVFPVVQEEESGEPGGKSENESEGNQAQPGGNFKGKKSKAVAKSGGVKYQWEIMQSYGLTDEEIVKFTNPYHWLTFFPPLAVEDLKAFGLGCDWRRTFITTDMNPYFDSFVRWQVRKLKAMEKIVKDLRYTIYSPLDGQPCADHDRASGEGVIPQEYILIKMEVIGPFTSKMSVLEGKKVYLAAATLRPETMYGQTNCWVLPDGKYGAFEIDDNQVFILTRRAALNLAYQKLSRFQEKPTCLLELTGQDLIGLPLKSPLAFNEIIYTLPMLSVLTDKGTGIVTSVPSDSPDDYMALQDLKAKPAFRAKYGVKDEWVVPFEIIPIIHHPEFGDKSAERICIDKKIKSQNDREKLDDAKKIIYKGGFYEGTMLVGEFTGMKVQEAKSLIRNKILELELGVIYSEPEKKVMSRSGDECVVALTDQWYITYGEEEWRKAAEECLASMNLYSEEARHGFEHTLSWLNQWACSRNFGLGTRIPWDEEFLVESLSDSTLYMAYYTVAHVLQRGEMYGADRSSVKPEQLTDEVWDFLFVGGPYPKSSAISPSLLNKMKEEFEYWYPFDLRVSGKDLIQNHLTFCIYNHTALVPKHHWPRGFRCNGHIMLNSEKMSKSTGNFRTLREAIEEFSADATRFSLADAGDGMDDANFVFETANAAILRLTKEISWMEEVLAAESTLRSGPASTFADRVFNNEINIAAKMTEKNYSEYMFREALKRGFYDLQAARDEYRLSCASGGMNRDLLWRFMDVQTRLITPICPHYTEYVWKELLKKDGYAVKAGWPEAYSPDLTLKKANKYLQDSIVSMRKLLQKQISGSKKAKTPATNVQNKPTVGLIFVNERYDGWKKVCLNILQMKFDAATTTFAPDQEILSELQKSEIGKEGNFKQIQKLCMPFLRFKKDEAKAVGAQALDLKLPFGEIDVLKENSELIKRQLGLEHLEVLCAADADATARAGDYSSVLISNPPSPGNPTAIFVN
- the LOC142548619 gene encoding PHD finger-like domain-containing protein 5A isoform X1, whose product is MYSTFPKKEKEKWIECIMFTLAAAYGSPLSHQSLFLGIFPEVMAKHHPDLIMCRKQPGIAIGRLCEKDDGKCVVCDSYVRPCTLVRICDECNYGSFQGRCVICGGVGISDAYYCKECTQLEKDRDGCPKIVNLGSAKTDLFYERKKYGFKKR
- the LOC142548619 gene encoding PHD finger-like domain-containing protein 5A isoform X2, with the translated sequence MAKHHPDLIMCRKQPGIAIGRLCEKDDGKCVVCDSYVRPCTLVRICDECNYGSFQGRCVICGGVGISDAYYCKECTQLEKDRDGCPKIVNLGSAKTDLFYERKKYGFKKR